The nucleotide window GCAACGTTTTCCCGTGCAGATCGCCGGCATGCAGATATTTGCTTACCGGACTTTCCGTCATCCCGCTGATTGCCTCCGTGGCCACCAGCCGATCACCCACATAAATGCGCGCGGTGGCCTGGGTGTTGACCATGCGTTCGTCGCGCAGCTGATACAGGCGTTTGACCGTCAGTTTGATACTGCTCATGGTTCTGTTCCGCGTCCCAGAGAAAGAGGCGATCTAAACGGTTATCGCCCTGAAAAGCAACACCGTTTCAGGGTGCTGCCCGGTAGTGATGCAGCCCCTGATGATCCATTTCGCTGCTGTGCGAGGCGGCCAGCAGCCACTCTTCCAGCCGCTCAATCAGATCGCCATCTTCCAGCCGCAGCCGGCCACGCAGCGCGCACTCCCAGACAATCAGCACCTTCCAGCCTGCCTCCTGCAACTGCTGCACGTAGCGCTGGTCGCGCTCCACGTTGCTGTTAATTTTGCCTTTCCAGAATTCGGTGCGCGTGGCGGGCATTTTAAACAGATAGCAGTGGTGGCGGTGCCAGAAACAGCCGTGCACAAAAATGATCGCCTTCTGCGGCGGCAGCACAAAATCCGGCCGCCCCGGCAGCGCTTTATCCTGCACCCGGTAGCTAAAGCCACGATCTTTCAGGATCAGCGCTATACGCTGCTCAATCGCCGTATCCTGATTGCGGATGGCGCGCATATTTTTGCTGCGAATCGCGTGTGAATGGACGTCTGCCATGGCGTCTCCTTTTTTCGGGACTTATTCAACTTTAGCGGTTTGAGGCAAAAGCGAAAGCCAGCGGGTAAAAGAGTGCGAGCGGGCTTCCGCGTGATGGCATCCCGCGCCAATTTCCACGCCGCGCCAGGAGTGGTAGCATAGCCGCTTCACAGTTAAGGAAAAACGCATGCTTGCACTTGATCCCGCCGCACCGGCTTCGCCCTCCCCGCTCACTGCTGCTCAGGACGACGCGCTGTCGCTGCTTACTCAGGTGCTTGATATCTATGCGCCGCGCGATGTGCTCAGCGTGCTGCAGGCCGCCGGCGGACGCGACTGGAGCCTGCCGAAGCTGACCCGCATCCGCAGCGGCAAAAGCGCAGCACCGGCGCTCTCCGCAGCGGAAGTCAACACCCTGCAGACGCTGCTGCCGTCCCGGCCGGCCCACTATGCGGCACCCGCGTTTCAGTTTGTCGATCTGTTTGCCGGCATTGGCGGTATCCGCCGCGGGTTTGAGCAGATCGGCGGTCAGTGCGTGTTCACCAGCGAATGGAATAAAGAGGCGGTGCGCACGTATAAAGCTAATCACTACTGCGACCCGTACCAGCACCAGTTCAACAGCGATATCCGGCTGGTGACGCAGCCTGCCGGGCTGCAGGATGAGCAGGCCATTTATCAGCACATCGACCGCACCCTGCCGGATCACCAGGTGCTGCTGGCTGGTTTTCCCTGTCAGCCCTTTTCGCTGGCCGGCGTCAGCAAGAAAAACGCCCTCGGGCGCGCTCACGGGTTTGAATGTGAAGCGCAGGGCACGCTGTTTTTTGACGTGGCGCGCATTCTGGCTGCCAAAAAGCCACCGTTCTTTGTGCTGGAGAACGTGAAAAACCTCAAAAGCCACGATAAAGGCCGTACTTTTGCGGTGATCATGGCCACGCTGGACGAGCTGGGTTACGACGTGGCCAATGCGCAGGACGACGGTCTGCCTGACGCGAAGGTGATTGACGCACGGCATTTCCTGCCGCAGCACCGCGAACGCATCGTGCTGGTGGGCATCCGCCGCGATACCGGTCTGAGCGCCGGTTTTTCACTGCGCGCGCTGCCGGCGCTCTACCCGGCGCAGGTGCCTGCGCTGCACCTGCTGCTGGAACCTGAGCCGGATGCCAAATACACCCTGTCCCCAACGCTCTGGCACTACCTTTATCAGTATGCCAAAAAGCACAAAGCCAAAGGCAACGGCTTTGGCTTCGGCCTTAACGACCCGCGCAATCTTAGCTGCTGCGTGCGCACGCTCTCGGCGCGCTATTACAAAGACGGTTCGGAAATTCTTATCGATCGCGGCTGGGATTACGCGCTGGGCGAAACTGATTTCCGCCAGCCGGAGAATATGGCACGCCGTCCACGCCGCTTAACGCCGCGCGAATGCGCCCGGCTGATGGGGTTTGAAGCACCGGGCGAAGCGCGTTTCCGCATTCCGGTTTCCGACACCCAGGCGTACAAACAGTTTGGCAACTCCGTGGTGGTGCCGGTGTTTGCTGCGGTGGCGCGGCTGCTGCTGCCGCTGATTGAGCGCTATCAGCAACAGAACGGCCAGTGATTCAGGGCTCCAGTTTTATTTAGGGGCGCGCGTTGTGCTGTTTTACCGGCCGGCGTGCGCCCTGTCACCAAACTGTCACTCATCAAACCAATACTCCTGTTTTTATTTTCCGGAGCTGTTTTGATGTCTCTCCTTACCCTGATCACCCTGCCGCGGCGCCTGCGCGGCCGCTTC belongs to Candidatus Pantoea soli and includes:
- a CDS encoding very short patch repair endonuclease, which codes for MADVHSHAIRSKNMRAIRNQDTAIEQRIALILKDRGFSYRVQDKALPGRPDFVLPPQKAIIFVHGCFWHRHHCYLFKMPATRTEFWKGKINSNVERDQRYVQQLQEAGWKVLIVWECALRGRLRLEDGDLIERLEEWLLAASHSSEMDHQGLHHYRAAP
- the dcm gene encoding DNA (cytosine-5-)-methyltransferase — translated: MLALDPAAPASPSPLTAAQDDALSLLTQVLDIYAPRDVLSVLQAAGGRDWSLPKLTRIRSGKSAAPALSAAEVNTLQTLLPSRPAHYAAPAFQFVDLFAGIGGIRRGFEQIGGQCVFTSEWNKEAVRTYKANHYCDPYQHQFNSDIRLVTQPAGLQDEQAIYQHIDRTLPDHQVLLAGFPCQPFSLAGVSKKNALGRAHGFECEAQGTLFFDVARILAAKKPPFFVLENVKNLKSHDKGRTFAVIMATLDELGYDVANAQDDGLPDAKVIDARHFLPQHRERIVLVGIRRDTGLSAGFSLRALPALYPAQVPALHLLLEPEPDAKYTLSPTLWHYLYQYAKKHKAKGNGFGFGLNDPRNLSCCVRTLSARYYKDGSEILIDRGWDYALGETDFRQPENMARRPRRLTPRECARLMGFEAPGEARFRIPVSDTQAYKQFGNSVVVPVFAAVARLLLPLIERYQQQNGQ